A stretch of DNA from Paenibacillus albus:
GTCAATGACTTCTCCGGCCGTGAGGTAATAATGCTTCGATTTTTGCAGATCGCCCAAATTTCTGTCCAAGTAAAGACCAACGAGCGAGTTGTTTAACAGATCGAAATACTTTTCCATCCCATAGGTCGTATGAGCCAGATTCGAATCATTATAGGTAATAATCTCTTTGTGGATGCTCTGTCTGAACAATGCAAGCGAGACCAAATTGAATGATACGAATAGGAAAATAATCGCGATAAAGCTGAGCATGATCTTCGCAAAGATGGAACGGGTGTTGACCTTCAAATGGATAATCTGCCGCACGAATAATCCCCTTTTACTCGGTTGTAATCCGATTATCGAAAACTGTGCAATTTTTCGAATATCTGAAATATTGCATGATTCTAGGCATAAATCGGATATGCCTTTGACGGTAGAACCCATATTATAGCCATAGTTTAAAAAAATCAAGATTCGTTAATCCAGTCCAGTACGCGCATAAGAAGGGGGATCATCTTTGAATCACTATAAGCTTACAGGCCATGCCGCGACCAATGCGGCCGTTGCTTCTCAGAAGAAGAGAAGCCGGGCAGCCTCGCTAGCGGGCAAGCTGTGGAATGAGCGATATTTGTACCTATTGCTTCTCCCGGGACTTCTCTACTTTATTATTTACCGGTACGTTCCGATGCTCGGAAACGTAATTGCCTTTCAGGACTTCAGTCCGTTCCAAGGGTTTCTGCACAGCGACTGGGTAGGGCTCAAGCATTTTAAGAAGATTTTCGCGGACAGAGAAGTAATCAGAGTCATTTGGAACACGCTCTATCTCTCCTTCCTGCAAATCGCGTTCGCTTTCCCTGTTTCGATAGCGCTTTCACTAATGCTGAACGAGGTTCGGGGTGAGAAGTACAAGCGGATCATTCAATCGCTCGTCTACTTACCGCATTTCTTGTCTTGGGTCGTCGTTGCCGGGATCGTAACCGTAATGCTCAAATCTGAGGGCATTGTCAATCACTATCTCCAGGCCGGATTAGGCATTCACGCCATTCCGTTCTTAACTTCTCCGCATTGGTTTATGCCGTTAATCGTGTTAGAGGTCATCTGGAAGGAATCCGGCTGGGGGACGATCATCTTCCTTGCCGCTTTGGCGGGCGTCAATCCTAGCTTGTATGAAGCAGCCGTCGTCGATGGTGCGAGCAAGATCAGACAGCTGTGGCATATTACGCTGCCTTCGATCCGAAGCACGATTATTATTTTGCTGATTCTTCGTCTGGGCAGCGTGCTGGATGTTGGGTTTGAACAGATCTTCCTGATGCTGAATCCGCTGAATAAGTCGATTGGCGATGTGCTTGATACGTACGTGTACTACAAAGGGATTCAAAGCTCGGATTTCAGCTTTGCAACGGCAGTCGGCTTGTTCAAGTCGCTCGTCGGGCTGGTCTTGATTGTCGGCGCGAATAAACTAGCCAAGAAGTTTGGCGAAGAAGGAATCTACTAAGGGGCGAAGCATGTGGTTAAAAATCATTCTTTACTGGAAAAATTAGGTGGAGTGCTGAATGTGGTTCTGCTTGCCGTAGTAGGACTCCTGATGTTATTCCCGTTCTATTACATGATCGCCACTTCGTTCACTTCGGCGGCGGAGAGTGCGACAAAGACATTTGTGCTGTTTCCGAAAAGATGGGTCTTTGATGCCTACTCCTACATTTTCCACTCCAAG
This window harbors:
- a CDS encoding ABC transporter permease translates to MNHYKLTGHAATNAAVASQKKRSRAASLAGKLWNERYLYLLLLPGLLYFIIYRYVPMLGNVIAFQDFSPFQGFLHSDWVGLKHFKKIFADREVIRVIWNTLYLSFLQIAFAFPVSIALSLMLNEVRGEKYKRIIQSLVYLPHFLSWVVVAGIVTVMLKSEGIVNHYLQAGLGIHAIPFLTSPHWFMPLIVLEVIWKESGWGTIIFLAALAGVNPSLYEAAVVDGASKIRQLWHITLPSIRSTIIILLILRLGSVLDVGFEQIFLMLNPLNKSIGDVLDTYVYYKGIQSSDFSFATAVGLFKSLVGLVLIVGANKLAKKFGEEGIY